One segment of Aquimarina sp. BL5 DNA contains the following:
- a CDS encoding SusD/RagB family nutrient-binding outer membrane lipoprotein has product MKNIIYGLCFVLLASCELGDFGENLQENPNLLTPDQADPNFILNNVQKETADLLQDLNRTTDEVMRYTVLNETYGDVASDNSLNGEYTNYYAFLQDATIIENLAANDDDLLFHRGMYNILASYATVTMVDYLGDIPFSEAIRTDELVLNPAVDDDQSIYNAVLDRLDNAIVDIQNATVLPLNDLFYGTISNIEDRKRAWIRLSKSLQFKMLVNIGDIDKINLLLAEDDFINPSEDFQFQYGTNQVDPNSRHPDFNAGYTPGGFDQFLGNSFLNLLLNDKTISDPRIRYYVYRQNGANPSDTLLGCVGEANFDFCFLGNAYYGRDHGDTRSRGADAIFRATYGLYPVGGAFDEDNPSAPNFAIDTQNQSGAGILPILLSSFVDFLRAEAAISLGTNDDAAVLLESGIRKSMNKVLNFSGGIATSSPFASNQSNVDDYVTEVMSEFAAADDNRKLDIILTEYYLASYGNSTESYNGYRRTGFPSVFSAPVFDANSPFPRLFSYPSDAVINNTQINQRPIINQVFWDTNPAGFIN; this is encoded by the coding sequence ATGAAAAACATAATATACGGATTGTGCTTTGTACTATTAGCATCTTGTGAATTAGGCGATTTTGGAGAAAATCTTCAGGAAAATCCAAACCTATTAACACCAGATCAAGCAGATCCAAATTTTATTTTAAATAATGTCCAAAAAGAAACTGCAGATTTATTACAAGACCTGAATAGGACCACGGATGAAGTAATGAGGTATACAGTGCTTAATGAAACCTATGGTGATGTAGCAAGCGATAATTCTTTAAACGGTGAATACACTAATTATTATGCATTTTTACAGGATGCAACAATTATTGAAAATTTAGCAGCCAATGATGATGATTTATTATTTCATAGAGGAATGTATAACATTTTAGCTTCGTACGCTACTGTAACCATGGTAGATTATCTTGGCGATATCCCATTCTCTGAAGCAATACGAACTGATGAACTTGTTTTGAATCCAGCTGTTGATGACGATCAATCAATCTATAATGCTGTTTTAGACCGGTTGGATAACGCAATTGTCGACATACAGAATGCAACTGTTTTACCACTAAATGATTTGTTCTATGGAACTATATCAAATATCGAAGATCGAAAACGAGCTTGGATACGTTTATCAAAATCGTTACAATTCAAAATGTTGGTAAATATTGGTGATATCGATAAAATAAATTTGTTGTTAGCAGAGGATGATTTTATTAACCCATCAGAAGATTTTCAATTTCAATATGGAACTAATCAAGTAGATCCTAATAGTCGACATCCAGATTTTAATGCAGGATATACTCCAGGAGGGTTTGATCAATTTTTAGGAAATTCATTTCTTAATCTATTATTAAATGACAAAACCATTTCGGACCCTAGAATCAGATACTATGTATATCGACAAAACGGTGCTAATCCTTCCGATACTTTGTTAGGATGCGTAGGAGAAGCGAATTTTGATTTTTGTTTTTTAGGAAATGCCTATTATGGAAGAGATCATGGGGATACAAGATCTAGAGGAGCGGATGCTATCTTTAGAGCTACATATGGATTGTATCCTGTAGGAGGTGCGTTTGATGAAGATAATCCAAGTGCACCAAACTTTGCCATAGATACTCAGAATCAGTCTGGAGCCGGAATCTTACCAATATTACTTTCCTCATTTGTGGATTTCTTAAGAGCAGAAGCAGCAATAAGTTTAGGAACTAATGATGATGCAGCTGTATTACTAGAATCGGGAATTAGAAAATCCATGAATAAAGTTCTAAATTTTTCGGGGGGAATTGCTACAAGTTCGCCTTTCGCGTCTAACCAAAGTAATGTAGATGATTATGTGACTGAGGTAATGAGCGAATTCGCTGCGGCAGACGATAATCGCAAATTAGATATCATATTAACTGAATACTATTTAGCTTCCTATGGAAACTCTACAGAATCCTATAATGGATACAGAAGAACAGGTTTTCCATCGGTTTTTAGCGCTCCTGTTTTTGATGCTAATTCACCATTTCCAAGATTATTTTCTTATCCCAGTGATGCAGTAATTAATAATACTCAGATAAATCAAAGACCTATTATTAATCAGGTGTTTTGGGATACAAACCCTGCAGGTTTTATTAACTAA
- a CDS encoding RNA polymerase sigma-70 factor: MENEKKIQNSFFIKNLNEGNEDSFKILFELYYTKLLNITKGYISNIEDAEEIVQDVFLKTWNKRKDINSNVNGYLFKMTKNLCLDYLRSKKYKLNSSNKILQLESYINHEALSDVDASSLIEKELAEKIQVAIQLLPEKCKNVFIKSRVEGKKNREISDELDISLKTVENHMSKAIRHMRVHLKEFLSFF; the protein is encoded by the coding sequence TTGGAAAACGAAAAAAAAATACAGAATAGCTTTTTCATTAAGAATCTAAATGAAGGCAATGAAGATTCTTTCAAGATTCTTTTTGAGCTTTACTATACCAAATTATTAAATATAACCAAAGGATATATTTCTAATATAGAAGACGCCGAAGAAATAGTACAAGATGTATTTTTGAAAACTTGGAATAAAAGAAAAGATATCAACAGCAATGTAAATGGTTATTTATTTAAAATGACAAAAAATCTTTGTTTAGATTACTTAAGATCAAAAAAATATAAATTAAATAGTTCTAATAAAATACTACAATTAGAATCATATATTAATCACGAAGCTCTTAGTGATGTAGATGCTTCTTCCTTAATAGAGAAGGAATTAGCCGAAAAAATTCAAGTTGCAATTCAGTTACTTCCAGAGAAATGCAAAAATGTTTTCATTAAAAGTAGGGTCGAGGGTAAAAAAAACAGAGAAATATCAGATGAACTTGATATTTCATTAAAAACTGTAGAAAATCACATGTCTAAGGCAATTAGACATATGAGAGTTCATCTTAAAGAATTTTTATCTTTTTTCTAA
- a CDS encoding FecR family protein, whose amino-acid sequence MKENELIKFIKGETHPEDRMSILKWIKESTANQKKYNKLKAQYISTTLNNEEGINKNLAYQKFYIRKNKRRIKYKYVAVAASFLVLCIAGYTFRASLTNNLIVSTVDFFSSDIKSIATLSGDQKTINLPDGSKVILNAESYLTYPKKFKDNIRKVTLIGEAFFDVKRNTTKPFIVETENIKIKVLGTSFNIKSYPDEEKVETTLVTGKVEVLKQEYTTPVVLEPSQRAVYDKLKSSIKVDSVNSKNIIAWKQGKLVFNQTPLKQVVLDLSRKYNKEFLIRSDNLLQYKYTGEFDNLTLEEVLEILKISSSISYKQINNKIMLELQ is encoded by the coding sequence ATGAAAGAAAACGAACTTATAAAATTTATAAAAGGAGAGACTCATCCTGAAGATAGAATGTCTATACTAAAGTGGATTAAAGAGAGTACTGCCAACCAGAAAAAATATAATAAACTTAAAGCTCAATATATATCGACCACTTTAAATAATGAAGAGGGTATAAATAAAAATCTAGCTTACCAGAAATTTTATATTAGAAAAAATAAAAGAAGGATAAAGTATAAATATGTTGCAGTAGCGGCTTCTTTTCTGGTTTTGTGTATAGCGGGATATACCTTTAGAGCATCTTTAACTAATAACTTAATTGTATCCACCGTGGATTTTTTTAGTAGTGATATAAAGAGTATTGCAACGCTCTCTGGAGATCAAAAAACAATAAATTTACCTGATGGTTCTAAGGTTATTTTAAATGCAGAAAGCTATCTGACATATCCTAAAAAATTTAAAGATAATATTAGAAAGGTAACCTTAATTGGAGAAGCTTTTTTCGACGTTAAAAGGAATACAACAAAACCATTTATTGTCGAAACAGAAAATATAAAAATAAAAGTTTTAGGTACTTCTTTTAACATAAAGTCATATCCCGATGAAGAAAAAGTAGAAACTACTTTAGTTACAGGAAAAGTTGAGGTTTTGAAACAAGAATATACCACTCCTGTAGTATTAGAACCTTCTCAAAGAGCCGTGTATGACAAGCTAAAAAGTAGTATAAAGGTGGATAGTGTGAATTCTAAAAATATAATAGCCTGGAAACAAGGTAAGTTAGTTTTTAATCAAACTCCTTTAAAACAGGTAGTCTTAGATTTGAGTAGAAAATACAATAAAGAGTTTTTAATAAGATCAGATAATCTATTGCAATATAAATATACGGGAGAATTCGATAACCTTACTTTAGAAGAAGTATTAGAAATTCTTAAGATCTCATCTTCAATTAGTTATAAACAAATAAATAATAAAATCATGTTAGAATTACAATAG
- a CDS encoding IPT/TIG domain-containing protein: MRKQFIFSKISSILILITMMLSLAIISCDDDFRIIPEPQENQVINSIEPSFGDIGSTVTIIGVNFSPVPSNNRVSFNGIRASVSSATKTELIVTVPEGAITGPISVGKIIDVEGPVFSIVDAPQITEVSVIGAAVGETVIIRGENFGETISDNIVAFNGTVSEIVSISNNEIIVIVPEGATTGPLTVEVMGLIGMIEVFNIAPEIISFNPERGIANDEITILGTNFNTDPNINNVSFNGVLATVISATTTELIVSVPLDASTGKIAVEIENLLATSENDFITVPSIEAFTPEVGTPGIEVIISGANFSTTPEDNIVSFNGVSAVVTQSTATSITTSVPDGSETGLIMVEVNGQIAISTNDFIVDNSVVTIAIPINDINDDVEEAEDGRMLLDSGDLELGEFDTFSTPDVGLQKIGLRFNNIVIPMGVIIQEAKIVFVADQTEGANPTEMTIFGENIGNASPYTEDIGNLSARSLTTANSVWNIPEWVGTETPIADRTTVDISAIINEIITRGDWANGNSMNFIFQASGVSAGATENNVGREAETYDIDNPQEGAQLIITYMTN; this comes from the coding sequence ATGAGAAAACAATTTATATTTTCAAAAATATCATCCATATTGATTTTGATAACGATGATGCTATCGTTAGCAATAATTTCTTGTGATGATGATTTTAGAATTATTCCAGAACCGCAAGAAAATCAGGTTATTAATAGTATTGAACCATCATTCGGTGATATAGGATCTACAGTAACTATCATAGGTGTTAACTTTAGTCCGGTCCCATCAAATAATAGGGTAAGCTTTAATGGTATACGTGCCTCTGTTTCATCAGCGACTAAAACAGAATTAATAGTTACCGTCCCAGAAGGAGCAATTACAGGTCCAATTTCTGTAGGAAAGATAATAGATGTGGAGGGCCCTGTTTTTAGTATTGTAGACGCACCACAAATAACTGAAGTTAGTGTAATCGGTGCAGCAGTTGGTGAAACTGTAATCATACGTGGGGAAAATTTTGGAGAAACTATTTCGGATAATATTGTTGCGTTTAATGGGACAGTTTCAGAAATTGTATCTATCTCTAATAATGAAATAATAGTTATCGTTCCAGAAGGAGCAACAACTGGGCCATTAACTGTAGAAGTTATGGGATTGATAGGCATGATTGAAGTATTCAATATAGCCCCAGAAATTATTTCTTTTAATCCAGAAAGAGGAATTGCTAATGACGAGATTACTATTCTTGGAACAAATTTTAATACAGATCCTAATATTAATAATGTAAGTTTTAATGGAGTATTAGCTACTGTAATATCTGCAACTACAACAGAACTGATCGTTAGTGTACCTCTAGATGCAAGTACTGGTAAGATAGCAGTAGAAATTGAGAATTTATTAGCTACAAGCGAAAATGATTTTATAACAGTACCATCAATCGAAGCATTTACTCCAGAGGTTGGAACTCCAGGAATTGAAGTAATTATATCGGGAGCTAATTTTAGTACAACTCCAGAAGATAATATTGTTAGTTTCAATGGTGTATCCGCAGTTGTAACACAAAGTACAGCTACCAGCATAACAACATCAGTACCGGATGGATCTGAGACTGGACTTATTATGGTAGAAGTTAACGGTCAAATAGCTATCAGTACAAATGACTTTATAGTTGATAATAGTGTAGTGACTATAGCGATCCCTATTAATGATATTAATGATGATGTTGAGGAAGCCGAAGATGGACGAATGTTATTAGATAGTGGAGATCTAGAACTGGGAGAGTTTGATACGTTTAGTACTCCTGATGTCGGCTTACAGAAAATAGGTCTGCGTTTTAATAATATAGTTATTCCAATGGGAGTAATAATACAAGAAGCTAAAATTGTATTTGTAGCAGATCAAACAGAAGGTGCTAATCCAACAGAAATGACCATTTTTGGTGAGAACATCGGTAACGCATCTCCTTATACAGAAGATATAGGAAATCTATCCGCTAGATCATTAACTACAGCTAATTCCGTATGGAATATTCCAGAATGGGTAGGAACGGAAACACCTATTGCTGATAGAACAACTGTAGATATTTCTGCAATTATAAATGAAATTATTACACGCGGAGATTGGGCTAATGGTAATAGTATGAATTTTATTTTTCAAGCATCTGGAGTATCTGCAGGAGCTACTGAAAATAATGTTGGACGTGAAGCAGAAACTTATGACATTGACAATCCACAGGAAGGAGCACAATTGATAATTACATATATGACCAACTAA
- a CDS encoding SusC/RagA family TonB-linked outer membrane protein, whose product MKKNLSGSFLSGKDLIRIMKIYSLLLCIAISKMFSFSSYSQNISISVNEVKLKMALDEIEFKSEFNFFYNNSLIDVSKKVSVTVANEKIRTVLKKLFRGTDIDFKIYKKSIVLFPKNSKASILEIRKLLDNLEETYEKEKTRKSNRIRSPIIQQSSIIGTVISEDNQPLPGVNIIVKGTNKGALTDFDGKYQVAANTGDVLVFSYVGFQTQEIRVDSSKTIDVTMIEDVNSLEEIVVTAQGIKKSRKALGFAIAQIDTEETDSRPEVDISRTLQGKISGVQITPSSGSSGASTEITIRGSLSLTQGNNALIVIDNVPFSGNLLDIDPNSIKGITVLKGLNAAVLYGSQGRNGVVIIETKSGSASIGEKSFKATVVQTTYTNMVANLPDFQNTYGVGNNLVTDAGTIGNVGSNGARFTDIDFVPHPLSGNPSFPEFANQEVPYVAARNNVNDFFRTGIGQITSLNLDATGENTSLNFSMGYTSEEGILGNNEFKRFNISIGGTSQLTDRLRLSTSISYSTRVRDSYTSEDSDDAAQQDILESLYVIPRSLDIQNLPFQDPITGANVYYRSDRLNPLWTLNNTGRERVVQRINTTINLSYKLNKNHNLKYRGGFQFESADTNDFRNRGGLGAVATLGELEYTANTEFDVDNTLIFESNYKLSDNIGFDSQIGINSRYETFRSLDSDYTDQIVFGVLRPNNFRTPGQGDYDEIKENLLGVFGQFQFDYNSYLYLGLSGRLDQGSTVEKDNQNLFYPGVSISFIPTSAFNMKSGFVNYLKLRGAYATSAGFPEPFNTRNSLSSDPREFSDFDNDLIVTNSFFGTLANPDLKPELHKEFEIGVEGNFFRNTVSLQASVFSRVSENQIFETNIAPGTGFDSTFINAGRLDTEGLEIDLGVQFFKNSNFKWNIRNIFTTFKTTVVELANGANRLEGEDGNLDLIIGEELGSFLGSYVVRDSDGNALINPATGIIIASDDVGLQDEVIGNVTPDFRATSIHTFSYKNFVLSTQFEYTHGGERREAFLETLLERGVTTDTRNREGSFVIPGVLGDISSGSGEPLLDVNGNTIPNTIQVTGNNAVFNNFYDPNENAVFDASVFRIREVALSYKLDKKAIQNLPFDSMDFRLSGRNLFFYAPGFPSGLNFDPETRGFTTPTTKRYSFSVGINF is encoded by the coding sequence ATGAAAAAAAATCTATCCGGTAGTTTCCTATCCGGGAAAGACCTTATAAGAATTATGAAAATCTATTCGCTCTTGCTATGTATTGCTATTTCGAAGATGTTTTCATTCAGTTCTTATTCTCAAAATATTTCTATTTCTGTAAATGAGGTCAAATTAAAAATGGCACTTGACGAAATAGAATTTAAAAGTGAGTTCAACTTCTTTTATAATAACAGTTTAATCGATGTTTCTAAAAAAGTGTCGGTTACAGTAGCAAATGAGAAAATCAGGACTGTGTTGAAAAAACTGTTTCGTGGAACTGATATTGATTTTAAAATCTATAAAAAAAGTATCGTATTATTTCCTAAAAACTCAAAAGCATCTATTCTAGAAATTAGAAAACTCTTAGATAATTTAGAAGAAACTTATGAAAAAGAAAAGACACGAAAATCCAATCGTATAAGATCTCCAATTATACAACAATCTTCAATAATAGGAACAGTTATCTCAGAAGATAATCAGCCATTACCAGGAGTAAATATAATTGTAAAAGGCACAAACAAAGGAGCACTTACAGATTTTGATGGTAAATATCAAGTAGCTGCAAATACAGGAGATGTATTGGTTTTTTCTTATGTTGGCTTTCAAACGCAAGAAATTAGAGTAGATTCTTCTAAGACAATAGATGTAACTATGATAGAAGATGTTAATAGTTTAGAAGAGATTGTAGTTACTGCACAGGGGATTAAAAAGTCAAGGAAAGCTTTGGGTTTTGCAATTGCTCAAATCGATACAGAAGAAACTGATAGTAGACCAGAAGTTGATATTTCTAGAACTTTACAGGGGAAAATATCGGGTGTTCAAATAACACCCAGTAGCGGAAGTAGCGGAGCATCAACAGAGATAACTATACGAGGAAGCTTATCATTGACGCAAGGAAATAATGCTTTGATAGTTATTGATAATGTTCCTTTTTCAGGAAATTTATTAGACATAGATCCTAATTCAATCAAAGGTATAACCGTTTTAAAAGGATTAAATGCTGCAGTGCTATATGGAAGTCAAGGTCGTAATGGTGTCGTGATTATAGAAACCAAATCAGGAAGCGCATCCATAGGAGAAAAAAGCTTTAAAGCTACGGTTGTTCAAACCACATATACCAATATGGTTGCTAATTTACCTGATTTCCAAAACACGTATGGTGTAGGTAATAATTTAGTTACTGATGCGGGAACTATAGGTAATGTAGGTAGTAATGGAGCACGTTTTACAGATATTGATTTCGTACCGCATCCACTTTCAGGAAACCCAAGTTTCCCCGAATTTGCAAATCAAGAAGTACCCTATGTAGCCGCTCGTAATAATGTAAATGATTTCTTTAGAACTGGTATTGGTCAAATAACCTCTTTAAATCTGGATGCTACTGGTGAGAATACTTCTTTAAATTTTTCTATGGGATATACATCAGAAGAAGGTATTTTAGGTAATAATGAATTCAAAAGGTTTAACATTAGTATTGGAGGCACTTCACAATTAACAGATAGATTAAGATTATCAACTTCTATATCATATAGTACAAGAGTACGAGATTCATATACATCTGAAGATTCTGATGATGCAGCACAGCAAGATATTCTGGAAAGTTTATATGTTATTCCTAGAAGTTTAGATATACAAAATTTACCATTTCAAGATCCTATTACAGGAGCCAACGTGTATTATAGAAGCGATCGCCTAAACCCATTATGGACACTTAATAATACAGGTAGAGAAAGGGTTGTACAAAGAATAAACACAACAATTAACTTAAGCTATAAACTTAATAAAAATCATAATTTAAAATATAGAGGAGGGTTTCAATTTGAATCAGCAGATACTAATGATTTTAGAAATAGAGGTGGATTAGGAGCTGTAGCTACTTTAGGCGAATTAGAATATACTGCAAATACAGAATTTGATGTGGATAATACATTGATTTTCGAATCAAATTATAAATTATCTGATAATATTGGCTTTGACTCTCAGATCGGAATTAATTCTAGATACGAAACGTTTAGATCTTTAGATTCTGATTATACCGATCAAATTGTCTTTGGGGTTTTACGACCTAATAATTTTCGAACACCTGGACAAGGGGATTATGATGAAATCAAAGAAAATCTTTTAGGTGTATTTGGTCAGTTTCAATTTGATTACAACAGTTACTTATATCTTGGTTTATCAGGTAGATTAGATCAAGGATCCACTGTAGAAAAGGATAATCAAAATTTATTTTATCCGGGTGTTTCGATATCATTTATTCCAACCTCCGCATTTAATATGAAGAGTGGTTTTGTTAATTATCTAAAATTAAGAGGAGCATATGCGACATCTGCAGGTTTTCCTGAACCATTCAATACTAGAAATAGTTTATCGTCTGATCCAAGGGAATTTAGTGATTTTGATAATGATTTGATTGTAACCAATTCTTTCTTTGGAACTTTAGCAAATCCTGACCTGAAACCAGAGCTACACAAAGAATTTGAAATAGGAGTAGAAGGTAATTTTTTCAGGAATACTGTAAGTTTACAAGCCTCAGTATTTTCTAGAGTTTCTGAAAATCAAATTTTTGAAACCAATATAGCACCTGGCACTGGTTTTGACAGCACTTTCATTAATGCAGGTAGATTAGATACAGAAGGCTTAGAAATTGATCTAGGTGTTCAATTTTTTAAGAATTCTAATTTTAAATGGAATATTAGAAATATTTTTACCACTTTTAAAACTACCGTTGTAGAGCTAGCAAACGGAGCTAATCGATTAGAGGGAGAAGATGGAAATTTAGATCTTATTATTGGAGAAGAATTAGGTTCTTTTTTAGGTAGTTATGTTGTTCGAGATTCAGACGGAAATGCACTCATAAACCCAGCGACAGGAATCATAATAGCAAGTGATGACGTAGGCTTACAAGATGAAGTGATAGGAAATGTAACTCCAGATTTTAGAGCAACATCAATTCATACGTTTAGTTACAAAAATTTTGTTTTATCTACTCAATTTGAGTACACTCATGGAGGAGAACGTAGAGAAGCATTTCTTGAAACCTTACTAGAAAGAGGAGTTACTACAGATACTAGAAATAGAGAAGGTAGTTTTGTAATTCCAGGAGTTTTAGGGGATATATCTTCAGGGTCAGGAGAACCATTACTAGATGTTAATGGAAATACGATACCCAACACAATACAAGTTACAGGGAATAATGCAGTGTTTAATAACTTTTATGATCCTAATGAGAATGCTGTATTCGATGCTTCAGTATTTAGGATTAGAGAAGTAGCTTTATCTTATAAGCTAGATAAAAAAGCTATTCAAAACCTTCCTTTTGATAGTATGGATTTCAGATTAAGTGGTAGAAATTTATTTTTCTATGCCCCAGGATTTCCTAGTGGTCTCAATTTCGATCCAGAAACTAGAGGTTTTACAACTCCTACTACAAAAAGATATTCTTTCTCAGTAGGCATTAATTTTTAA
- a CDS encoding M20/M25/M40 family metallo-hydrolase translates to MKYLINSIAVVITFHISVHAQNENIPLKQYVKEADKLSKNKSVQLAMDAIDDFEEQTIADMILLTEIPAPPFKETKRAKKFREMLETIGVDSAWIDTEGNVLALRKGKKGNKTIVLDAHMDTVFQEETNVTVKREGNTYVAPGIGDNTRGMAMVLTVLKAMNKAEVETQENVVFVGTVGEEGLGDLRGVKHLFSDASDIKIGSWISIDGGSSGRIINGALGSKRYKAVFKGKGGHSWGSFGLANPHHAMGEAISLFVKEATKYTDKDGLKTSFNIGRIGGGTSVNSVPFESWMEVDMRSLDPKRLIKIDTIFKISMREAVRSYNASGVKDKISMDLVPIGDRPSGQLPIHTSLIQRALAASTFLGIKPKLKTGSTNSNIPIAKGIPATTLSRGGKGRDAHSLSEKWTNIDGAKNIKLVLMVTLMEAGIYK, encoded by the coding sequence ATGAAATACTTAATAAATTCGATAGCAGTAGTTATAACTTTTCACATAAGCGTTCATGCTCAAAATGAGAATATTCCTTTAAAACAATACGTAAAAGAAGCTGATAAGTTAAGTAAGAATAAATCGGTTCAGTTGGCGATGGATGCGATTGATGATTTTGAAGAACAAACCATAGCAGATATGATTTTGCTTACCGAAATTCCTGCACCACCATTTAAAGAAACGAAAAGGGCAAAGAAGTTTAGAGAAATGCTAGAAACTATCGGTGTGGATAGTGCCTGGATAGATACAGAGGGAAATGTGCTAGCATTACGTAAAGGGAAAAAAGGAAATAAAACTATCGTTTTGGATGCTCATATGGATACTGTTTTTCAGGAAGAAACTAATGTAACTGTAAAAAGAGAAGGGAATACTTATGTAGCCCCGGGAATAGGAGATAATACAAGAGGGATGGCAATGGTTCTTACAGTGTTAAAAGCAATGAATAAAGCAGAAGTAGAAACACAAGAAAATGTCGTTTTTGTAGGAACAGTCGGGGAAGAAGGATTAGGTGATCTTAGAGGTGTAAAGCATTTATTTAGTGATGCTTCGGATATTAAAATTGGTTCCTGGATATCAATTGATGGAGGTAGTAGTGGCAGGATTATTAATGGTGCATTAGGGTCAAAAAGATATAAAGCTGTTTTCAAAGGTAAAGGAGGACACTCTTGGGGATCATTTGGCTTAGCTAATCCACATCATGCAATGGGTGAAGCAATATCTTTGTTTGTTAAAGAAGCAACAAAATATACAGATAAAGATGGACTAAAGACATCTTTCAATATAGGAAGAATAGGAGGAGGAACCTCAGTAAATTCAGTGCCTTTTGAATCTTGGATGGAAGTAGATATGCGTTCACTAGACCCAAAACGTTTAATAAAAATAGATACTATTTTTAAAATTAGCATGCGAGAAGCAGTAAGATCTTATAACGCTTCAGGAGTTAAGGATAAAATATCAATGGATTTGGTACCAATTGGAGATCGTCCATCAGGTCAATTGCCAATTCATACTTCCTTAATTCAAAGAGCACTTGCTGCTAGTACTTTCTTAGGAATAAAACCAAAATTAAAAACAGGTTCAACTAATAGTAACATTCCAATCGCTAAAGGTATTCCGGCTACTACCTTAAGTAGAGGAGGAAAAGGTAGAGACGCTCATTCTTTATCAGAAAAATGGACCAATATAGATGGTGCTAAAAACATAAAGTTAGTGTTAATGGTAACGTTAATGGAAGCCGGTATCTACAAATAA
- a CDS encoding M28 family metallopeptidase codes for MKLYKFKTLLLFIFCIQISIAQSLDDQTEAEIINIQKEIVGKLTGHIPIKGKKKLSSRASKSERKTTADYLFNSLKEMGLKPKRNTYNVQDKKGNQYSGANVYAEIPATNGSDEFIVLGAHYDTAEGSPGAVHNATGMALTIYVAEKLTKLANRSINFMIVFFDQQETNMIGCRMFVKKLQDDKYNINSMHRVDYVGWDNDEDRAIELLASNISLESAYRLESGVPVFKRRVSTPETRVFSTLGYETITITAELMNGDNSPYVHQAADKYTTVNFKYLASTSDIVYKVMKSLSK; via the coding sequence ATGAAATTATATAAGTTTAAAACATTATTACTCTTTATTTTTTGCATTCAGATTTCAATTGCTCAATCATTAGATGATCAAACTGAGGCTGAGATAATTAATATACAGAAAGAGATTGTTGGTAAACTTACCGGACACATCCCAATTAAGGGAAAAAAAAAGCTATCAAGTCGCGCCAGTAAGTCTGAACGTAAAACCACAGCAGATTACTTATTTAATTCCCTTAAAGAAATGGGTCTTAAACCTAAACGTAATACGTACAACGTACAGGACAAAAAAGGAAATCAATATAGTGGAGCGAATGTTTATGCAGAGATTCCTGCAACTAACGGAAGTGATGAGTTTATCGTGTTAGGTGCTCATTACGATACAGCTGAAGGTAGTCCTGGAGCGGTTCATAATGCAACCGGAATGGCCTTAACTATTTATGTTGCTGAGAAATTAACCAAATTAGCGAATAGAAGTATTAATTTTATGATTGTGTTTTTTGATCAACAAGAAACTAATATGATTGGTTGTAGAATGTTTGTTAAAAAATTACAGGATGATAAATATAATATAAACTCTATGCATAGAGTGGATTATGTAGGATGGGATAATGATGAAGATAGAGCTATAGAGTTATTAGCTTCTAATATTAGTTTAGAATCTGCATACCGATTAGAATCAGGTGTTCCAGTGTTTAAAAGAAGAGTTTCAACTCCGGAAACGAGGGTTTTCTCTACATTAGGATATGAAACCATCACCATTACAGCAGAATTAATGAATGGAGATAATTCACCATATGTTCATCAGGCCGCTGATAAGTATACAACAGTAAATTTTAAATATCTAGCCTCTACTTCAGATATTGTTTATAAAGTGATGAAATCTCTTTCTAAATAA